The sequence CGCCGCCCCGATCAGCACCATGTTGACGCTCGAGAGGAACAGCCCGAGGAGCATCACGAGGTAGCCGACGCTGGAACCGATGCTGGCCGTCGGGACCAGGGCCGTGCGGACCCAGAGCGGAGCGTAGTTGGCGGCGTGCTGGAGGGCGTGTCCCGCCTCGTGGCAGGCGACACCGATCGCCGCGATCGACCGCTGGGAGTGCACGGCAGGCGAGAGCGCCAGCGTCCGCGTGGCCGGGTTGTAGTGATCCGAGAGGAATCCCTCCGTCGCGACGATCCGGACGCCGTCCACGCCGGCCCGCCGGAGCATCTCCGCCGCCGCCTGCGCGCCGGTCAGCCCGCGGCTCGCCGGCACGCGCGAGTACTTCTTGAACGCCGATTTCGTCTTGAACGTCGCCCACAGCGACAGCAGCAGCGCGGGTGTCAGGAAGAGGAAGTAGGTCGGATCGAAGATCATCGTGCTCACCCCTCGTTCATCAAGTCGCCGGACGGCGCCCGATCTCCTTCGATTGTAGCCGCGACCCCGGTGGGAAGCGCCCGGCAGCGCCCAACCCTCTGAGAGGAAAAGGGTTGGACAGCCGGGCGGGCGCCCGGCCGCTCAGCGCCCCAGGCCCGCGCGCCGGAGGAGCCGCCCGGCCACGGCCCGCGCCTGGTGCGAGATCGCCAGCGCCGCAGCGAGGTAGACGAGACCGCCGCCGCCCGCCGCCGCGCCGAGGCGCACCGTTTGCATGACGAATCCCCGCCCTTCCGGCAGGACGGCGAGAAGGCCCGCGACCGCCAGCGCCCCGGCGGCGGTGGCGGTCAGGAGCGACGCCAGGTGGCGCGCCAGCAACCGGCCCGGGGGCCGGATCGGCTCGGGCAGGCGCCGCCAGAGGAGCGTGGTGCGGAAGTAGCTGGAGGCGGCCGACGCCGCCGCGAGCCCGAGCACGCCGAGACCCGGAAGGAGCGCCAGCGAGAGGACGATCTTGACCCCCACGCGCCACAGGCCGATCGCCATCGGCGTCCGGGTGTCGCCGCGGCCGATGTGGGCCTGCGCCAACACCTGGCCGACGGCGAACACCGGCGCGGCCAGCGCCAGGACCGGCATCAGGCTCGCGGTCAGCGCGATCTGGTCGGGCGTCATCTTCCCCCAGCCGAACACCAGCCGCGCCACGGGGAGGCTCCCGGGCAGCAGGACGGCGACGAGGGGCAGGATGAGAAACAGGTACCCCGTC is a genomic window of Acidobacteriota bacterium containing:
- a CDS encoding zinc metallopeptidase; translated protein: MIFDPTYFLFLTPALLLSLWATFKTKSAFKKYSRVPASRGLTGAQAAAEMLRRAGVDGVRIVATEGFLSDHYNPATRTLALSPAVHSQRSIAAIGVACHEAGHALQHAANYAPLWVRTALVPTASIGSSVGYLVMLLGLFLSSVNMVLIGAALFSAVLLFQIVTLPVEFNASRRAKRLAVEYGLVTDDERRGLAKVLNAAAMTYVAAAFSTLMTLLYFLFRAGVLGDRD